From a region of the Dictyostelium discoideum AX4 chromosome 2 chromosome, whole genome shotgun sequence genome:
- a CDS encoding AAA ATPase domain-containing protein has protein sequence MDQQLKELKQMFFLFGLSMVSYYTYIKLQEYVKRQQRLSIIKDHKNIKEISRMHFNEYEFKILSGLVVPRRDSIRFEDIGGLDLIIEDLKETIFFPMQAASNLPNKAKNGSFHNDLFSVPKGILLYGPPGTGKTMLAKAISYHCGYNFLVIDNSMLDSKWYGETEKMVSAMFSVAKKLQPTIIFIDEIDSMVSTREDSENETSNSKKSILLQHWDGFFSSGNDKVIVMGATNRPNSIDYAFLRRLPKRIKVDLPDKDQRKHILQIMLEYHVENDFDYDKIANLTKGYSGSDLKELCKKASMRFMRYRPKTDNIFDSMKIPYEYFEKVLLG, from the exons atggaTCAACAACTAAAAGAGCTTAAACagatgttttttttgtttggaCTTTCAATGGTTTCATACTATACATATATTAAACTTCAAGAATATGTAAAGAGACAACAGCGTCTCTCAATAATTAAAGATCATAAG aatATAAAAGAGATATCAAGAATGCATTTCAACGAATATgagtttaaaattttatcaggTTTGGTAGTTCCTCGAAGAGACTCTATAAGATTTGAAGATATAGGAGGATTAGATCTTATAATAGAGGATTTAAAAGAAACTATATTTTTTCCAATGCAAGCAGCAAGTAATCTTCCAAATAAAGCCAAGAATGGCAGTTTCCACAATGACTTATTCTCAGTACCAAAAGGTATCCTATTATATGGTCCACCAGGTACTGGTAAAACTATGTTAGCAAAAGCAATTTCATATCATTGTGGTTATAACTTTTTAG taattgataattcaatgTTAGATAGTAAATGGTATGGAGAGACAGAGAAAATGGTATCAGCTATGTTTTCAGTTGCCAAAAAGCTTCAACCaacaattatatttatagatgaaattgattcaatggTTTCTACTAGAGAAGATTCAGAAAATGAAACatcaaatagtaaaaaatcaatactATTACAACATTGGGACGGTTTCTTTAGTTCAGGTAATGATAAAGTTATTGTAATGGGTGCAACTAATAGACCAAATTCAATCGATTATGCATTCTTAAGAAGATTACCAAAACGTATAAAAGTTGATTTACCTGATAAAGACCAAAGAAAACatattttacaaatt atgtTAGAATATCATGTagaaaatgattttgattatgATAAAATTGCAAATTTAACAAAAGGTTATTCAGGTTCAGATTTAAAGGAATTATGTAAAAAAGCTTCAATGC GTTTTATGAGATACCGACCTAAAACCGATAATATATTTGACTCAATGAAAATACCATATGAGTATTTTGAAAAGGTGTTATTAGGTTAA
- a CDS encoding transmembrane protein, translating into MTSFNSLYEDEDNNNTISSSSSSGSSINNNNNKNGNPLSLSSMIPIRNRKLSDPTSYDNNSNSSINIENDYLMENHQSPNNSSNNLLPFLIPSVNLSSDNSENSNSNNYLSNPMGGRASSLSLGSSSDNAYIKNLHHGGGYHNQQHHNYNQQQQQQQQQLQQQQQQQQQQQQQQQNNLNNQKKKYKKSERNLMCWVSFVLVITQLLGIFMFSQGFFPRKTTLEGYNSFANYEPSCTADNGDIKVEAQFGKVVFMLVDAFKSNFLFGEENSQAMSFTQSLLDSGRAHGYIARADAPTVTLPRIKALLSGGIPSFVDFVNNFNSQTLKEDNILYQMKQSNKSMLFFGDDTWLKLFPDYFKRHDGTTSFYVADTVEVDLNVTRHLEPELNNNDWDVMFLHYLGLDHIGHLEGPHSNLMKPKQKEIDNIIKLIHTKLLEKDKIEMENYLNLINNTNNNNNNKNKIEKPLPTLFIFCSDHGMNEIGNHGGSSDSETSAVLVLMSSLYYNQNDIIVDHNNFEIKNHHNDNNNNNNNNNNNNNNNNNTEINNNNNNNNNNNNNNNNNNNNNNNNNNNNNNNNNNNNNNNNNNNNNNNNNNINDNNKTEELITKKEIEDNLMIGQGRSDTHYHDPEILPKFQPGLPPKEISQVDLVPTLSLLLGLPIPKNSLGSLIPELFEKFIPSEQYLRALEINCQQQIEIIKHNSIFWKDGVASNAHISSLLKMFTDAQQYHSSWITTPSHSSFNDNAAELYLEFLSKVQDQFKSLLTTFDDNLLMVGILLIGSSALVTLLITISTIGVSEHNGTFEIKGVKFVMTFVGLIIILLTIHFGIICKSNNNNNDSSSLDDGSSSSPSKIINNLNPFCTNEFRYGVFSFIFTALSLLIGFNALFSKNNIKFWSLATLSPLQLRKEKYVLIVGTILHLISLFGSSLVEEEHLTWYFLTTSVILLQMAPHSISLFFYFTNWISSYTTNNSNNNIINNNNNSNNNNNSNNNNNNNNNNINSSTGINSYNTNQQNRNTKQQQQSLQQMFILLGILVCLRIFRIWNQTGIKWMDDPKLLEEGSSYIDVGRFLNAPNIISSTTMWILSLISIIAPCYYVFGVLDDLEEQRGGISTLLSKIYKTTIVILSVFLFCYKWEYIGKELINPAYIARVVYFCWAILQVITFSFPYFSKKDRVSIQLQQQNLIILPQTWFIATLKYLPTLVTVNMYMLFLLLHKVHNMFLLTIMGVIAHYYILYLLEDTGRRAKSGMTGVCVGMICLGWLGQFGYFAFGNSNSLASIDISGSYTALIDYNQYLVGIQTLLIGYTSQLFFFFVSLAYVTHLAVKSISNSNHQQEPSLLPSPGTSSDIIDELQWYGLVSALLDCGIRWTNIFIFSICILIQRYHLFIWTVFSPKYIYEVLDVTLVLIKSILLAAFIIYLRLLSFVKEKQVENNSLASSQNINKEE; encoded by the coding sequence aTGACAAGTTTTAATAGTTTatatgaagatgaagataataacaatactattagcagtagtagtagtagtggcagtagtataaataataataataataaaaatgggaatccattatcattatcatcaatgaTACCAATTAGGAATAGGAAACTTAGTGATCCAACAtcatatgataataatagtaatagtagtatcAATATcgaaaatgattatttaatggAAAATCATCAAAGCccaaataatagtagtaataaccTATTACCATTTCTAATACCATCAGTTAATTTATCATCAGATAATAgtgaaaatagtaatagtaataattatttatcaaatcCAATGGGAGGTAGagcatcatcattatcattaggtagtagtagtgataatgcatatataaaaaatttacatCATGGTGGGGGATATCATAATCAACAGCATCATAAttataatcaacaacaacaacaacaacaacaacaattacagcagcaacaacaacaacaacaacaacaacaacaacaacaacaaaataatttaaataatcaaaaaaaaaaatataaaaaaagtgaaagaAATTTAATGTGTTGGGTATCATTTGTATTGGTGATCACTCAATTATTAGGTATATTTATGTTTTCACAAGGATTTTTCCCAAGAAAGACAACATTGGAAGGATATAATTCATTTGCAAATTATGAACCATCATGTACAGCAGATAATGGTGATATAAAAGTAGAAGCACAATTTGGAAAGGTTGTATTCATGTTGGTAGATGCATTTAAGAGTAATTTTCTATTTGGTGAAGAGAATTCACAAGCGATGAGCTTCACACAATCCCTATTGGATAGTGGTAGAGCACATGGTTATATTGCTCGTGCTGATGCACCAACTGTGACACTACCAAGAATAAAAGCATTGTTAAGTGGTGGTATACCAAgctttgttgattttgttaataatttcaatagtCAAACACTAAAGGAGGATAACATTCTATATCAAATGaaacaatcaaataaatcaatgtTATTCTTTGGCGATGATACTTGGTTAAAACTATTCCCTGACTACTTCAAACGACATGATGGTACAACTAGTTTCTATGTTGCCGATACTGTAGAAGTTGATTTAAATGTCACTAGACATTTAGAAccagaattaaataataatgattgggATGTTATGTTTTTACATTACCTTGGTTTAGATCATATAGGTCATTTGGAAGGTCCACATTCTAATCTAATGAAaccaaaacaaaaagaaattgataatatcattaaattaatacatacaaaattattagaaaaagataaaattgaaatggaaaattatttaaatttaattaataatacaaataataataataataataaaaataaaatagaaaaaccACTACCaacattatttatattttgtaGCGATCATGGTATGAATGAAATTGGTAATCATGGTGGTTCATCAGATTCAGAAACTTCTGCTGTACTGGTTTTAATGAGttctttatattataatcaaaatgatataatagttgatcataataattttgaaattaaaaatcatcataatgataataataataataataataataataataataataataataataataataatacagaaataaataataataataataataataataataataataataataataataataataataataataataataataataataataataataataataataataataataataataataataataataataataataataataataataataataatataaatgataataataaaactgaagaattaataaccaaaaaagaaattgaagataatttaatgattggACAAGGTAGAAGTGATACACATTATCATGATCCAGAGATTTTACCAAAATTTCAACCAGGATTACCACCAAAAGAGATTAGTCAAGTTGATTTAGTACCAACATTATCATTGCTATTAGGATTACCAATACCAAAGAATTCATTGGGTAGTTTAATACCGGAACTATTTGAAAAGTTTATACCAAGTGAACAATATTTACGTGCATTAGAGATTAATTgtcaacaacaaattgaaattattaaacacAACTCGATCTTTTGGAAGGATGGAGTTGCCTCAAATGCTCacatttcatcattattgaaaatgtttACAGATGCTCAACAATATCATAGTAGTTGGATTACAACTCCTTCACATTCAAGTTTCAATGATAATGCAGCTGAGCTATACTTGGAATTCTTATCAAAGGTTCAAGATCAAttcaaatcattattaacaacatttgatgataatttattaatggtTGGTATACTATTAATTGGTTCAAGTGCATTAGTTACCCTATTAATTACAATCTCTACCATTGGTGTCTCTGAACATAATGGTACTTTTGAAATCAAAGGTGTTAAATTTGTAATGACATTCGTTGGTTTAATCATTATTCTTTTAACAATTCATTTTGGTATCATTtgtaaaagtaataataataataatgattcatcaTCTTTGGATGAtggatcatcatcatcaccatctaaaattataaataatttaaatccatTTTGTACAAATGAATTTAGATATGGTGTATTTAGTTTTATATTTACagcattatcattattaattggtttcaatgctttattttcaaagaaTAATATTAAGTTTTGGAGTCTTGCaacattatcaccattaCAATTAAGAAAAGAGAAATATGTTTTAATAGTTGGTACCATTTTACATTTAATTAGTTTATTTGGTAGTTCATTGGTTGAAGAAGAACATTTAACTTGGTATTTTTTAACAACTTCAGTTATATTACTTCAAATGGCTCCTCATTCAATTagtttattcttttattttacaaattggATATCATCATATACtactaataatagtaataataatattattaataataataataatagtaataataataataatagtaataataataataataataataataataatattaatagtagtaCTGGTATTAATAGTTATAATacaaatcaacaaaatcgtaatacaaaacaacaacaacaatcacttCAACAAATGTTTATTCTATTAGGTATTTTAGTTTGTTTAAGAATCTTTAGAATTTGGAATCAAACTGGTATAAAATGGATGGATGATCCAAAACTTTTGGAAGAGGGATCATCTTATATTGATGTTGGTAGATTTTTGAATGCTCCAAATATAATTAGCTCAACAACTATGTGGATATTATCATTGATTAGTATTATTGCTCCATGTTATTATGTTTTTGGTGTATTGGATGATTTAGAGGAACAACGTGGTGGTATTTCAACATTGTTATCAAAGATCTACAAAACAACCATTGTAATATTATCAGTATTCTTATTTTGTTATAAATGGGAATACATtggtaaagaattaattaatccaGCCTATATTGCAAGAGtggtttatttttgttgGGCCATTTTACAAGTTATCACTTTTTCATTCCCATATTTCTCAAAAAAGGATAGAGTTTCaattcaacttcaacaacagaATCTAATAATATTACCACAAACTTGGTTCATTGCAACtttgaaatatttaccaACATTGGTAACCGTTAATATGTATATGCTATTCCTATTGCTACATAAAGTTCACAATATGTTCCTACTCACAATAATGGGTGTTATTGCACATTACTACATTCTCTACCTCCTGGAGGATACTGGAAGACGTGCAAAGAGTGGTATGACTGGTGTTTGTGTTGGTATGATTTGTTTGGGTTGGTTGGGTCAATTTGGTTATTTCGCATTTGgtaattcaaattctttagCAAGTATTGATATTTCCGGTAGTTATACTGCTTTGATCGATTATAATCAGTATCTTGTTGGCATTCAAACCTTGTTAATTGGTTATACTTCTCAATTGTTCTTCTTTTTCGTTTCTTTGGCTTATGTTACCCATTTGGCTGTCAAATCCATTAGCAATAGTAATCATCAACAAGAACCctcattattaccatcacCTGGAACAAGCTCTGATATCATTGATGAATTACAATGGTATGGTTTAGTTAGTGCACTATTGGATTGTGGTATTCGTTGGACaaatattttcatctttaGTATTTGTATTCTTATTCAACGTTATCATCTTTTCATTTGGACAGTTTTCTCtccaaaatatatttatgaAGTATTGGATGTAACTttggttttaataaaatcaatccTATTAGCTgcttttataatttatctaagattattatcatttgtaaaagaaaaacaagttgaaaataattcattagcTTCATctcaaaatataaataaagaagaataa
- a CDS encoding hypothetical protein (Similar to Solanum tuberosum (Potato). Fructose-6-phosphate 2-kinase/fructose-2,6-bisphosphatase (EC 2.7.1.105)), which produces MTSNEHQQHKDENSLIIFFKVRGKMRATSFNGKTLEDLNDLFLTLFPEYNKDTLTPFIIKHRQTKTLYELDEISDLYPGCTLEMRKGSSDLITEGKKRQYVYTGFESDKIVVVMVGLPASGKTYISRKVRNLLNWMGVPAKVFTVGDYRRLRLGAKQPAEFFDPGNIDASRVRLHMAVAAIDDMMAWLNSGAQAGIFDATNLTTERRQLILSRCAREGIEKVIFVESFMTDKKKIETNMIENWKSSPDYEHHSQAEAVNHFRERLSYYEKEYVSIDKSDQLQFIKLFDVGKKIIANNITGYLPSRIMFLLMNLHLTPRPILLCRSGESEWEVLGRKGGDSELTAEGENFSHRLASWVDENSQNEEVTVWTSTFKRSIRTAQYIPHPKIHVKALDDLDRGEWQGLKREDILKKMPEEFGAHSDDKLGYRIPRGECYLDVIQRLESVILELERTKNTSLIVSHPAPLRCLYGYITGEPIEKFPYINIPLNTVISLLPTAYGCEVKTYKLM; this is translated from the exons ATGACAAGTAATG aacatcaacaacataaagatgaaaacagtcttattattttctttaaagtTCGTGGTAAAATGAGAGCCACATCATTTAATGGGAAAACTTTAGAGGATTTGAACGACTTATTCCTAACACTTTTCCCAGAATATAATAAAGATACATTAACACCATTCATTATTAAACATAGACAAACTAAAACATTATACGAATTGGATGAAATTAGCGATTTATATCCAGGTTGTACTCTAGAGATGAGAAAAGGTTCTTCTGATT tGATTACAGAAGGTAAAAAAAGACAATATGTTTATACAGGATTTGAATCTGATAAGATTGTTGTGGTAATGGTTGGATTACCAGCATCAGGTAAAACATATATTAGTAGAAAAGttagaaatttattaaattggatGGGTGTACCAGCAAAGGTATTCACTGTTGGAGATTATAGAAGATTAAGATTAGGTGCAAAACAACCAGCTGAATTCTTTGATCCTGGTAATATAGATGCATCTAGGGTTAGATTACATATGGCGGTCGCTGCAATTGATGATATGATGGCTTGGTTAAATTCTGGCGCTCAAGCTGGTATTTTCGATGCTACAAATTTAACAACTGAAAGAagacaattaattttatcaagaTGCGCAAGAGAAGGTAttgaaaaagtaattttCGTTGAATCTTTTATGACTGATAAAA aaaaaattgaaacaaaTATGATTGAAAATTGGAAATCATCACCAGATTATGAACATCATAGTCAAGCAGAAGCAGTCAATCATTTTAGAGAAAGATTATCATATTATGAAAAGGAATATGTTAGCATTGATAAATCTGATCAActtcaatttattaaattatttgatgttgGTAAAAAGATTATAGCCAATAATATTACAGGTTATTTACCAAGTAGAAttatgtttttattaatgaatttacaTTTAACACCACGtccaattttattatgtAGATCTGGTGAATCTGAATGGGAAGTTTTAGGAAG AAAAGGTGGTGATTCAGAATTAACAGCAGAAGGTGAGAATTTTTCACATAGATTAGCATCATGGGTTGATGAAAATTCACAAAATGAAGAAGTTACAGTTTGGACATCAACATTTAAGAGATCAATTAGAACGGCACAATATATACCACATCCAAAAATTCATGTAAAAGCATTGGATGATTTAGATCGTGGAGAATGGCAAGGTTTAAAAAGAGAGGATATCTTAAAAAAGATGCCAGAAGAATTTGGTGCTCATAGTGATGATAAATTAGGCTATAGAATACCAAGAGGAGAATGTTATTTAGATGTAATTCAAAGATTAGAATCTGTAATTCTAGAATTAGAGAGAA CTAAAAACACATCACTAATAGTTAGTCATCCAGCACCATTAAGATGCTTATATGGCTATATCACAGGtgaaccaattgaaaaattcCCATATATTAATATACCATTAAACActgtaatttcattattaccaacTGCATATGGATGTGAAGTTAAAACTTATAAattaatgtaa
- a CDS encoding hypothetical protein (Similar to Protein required for cell viability; Yjl010cp) — protein MSYNKKSNYEGGYGGGYKKSWNNEGGDGGYGGGYKKSWNNEGGDGGNYKKSWNNQGGDGGNYKKSWNNEGGDDGNYKKSWNNNRDYNNDQSNGGGFYIDKVGSRNSGGSGRYNDRDNGGRDYNNGGGRYGDRNGDSRNGDSRYGDRNGSGGRGGGRGGGRGGRFNDRNGDRNSENNRRPNKQEDEEFVVEDATNPSAPQLDLDTRSYFTRIESLINKQEEAVDQEEIEIMIENAYKEIEGKESLVACDKKTSLVLESMFQKCKDPKVIVKFFESFGKEFEKLINDANGSRVIEGLLRSTPKIVNRSDKETLNKFNEILFNLCDLLLKDILKTVTDRYASYVFSSIILILSGTVKEKKLPNGGDQPGQGNGQGNGQGGGKKKPYKERMLELERQQEKPESNEYPVSKEFTDKLKEILEKIKDPIKSNMVKYSTQKEPIETIKSIFQVLSNAPIEIYRSWLEAFIKMSNEEFSKKQLIKAMKNQFGSVFCEIIVKTAPEVIFLELIQLCKHDLLDLSEDFYANHVVQQLIDHCHCEGHFLTLIQEFKDSFKQLFKMGRGLIVQKLIEQSLKWSAYEKEIIKHLNEALLPNYKTDQKEIAKYLLGLEGNVSHNQMYSACGAVILQLLFKFPNDYNKTTIESFLSLDIEYLLSLATNVIGSKVLDGFLDSQNVPLPKKNQLITKFNGNFVTIGEDRYGSYSIEKMYKIADFKQKDVIAVELMKEEERLFARPCGRYVLMICQINKYKKKKDSWANDVTSKDKKRKLFSDLLNDNENEKDTTTTATSTNNKKSNKKQEIEKVDQDEEQDQNTDDEKPKKKSKKSNDKHDEIDDIFNSKSSSKNKKK, from the exons atgtcatataataaaaaatcaaattatgaAGGTGGTTATGGTGGtggatataaaaaaagttggaATAATGAAGGAGGTGATGGCGGTTACGGTGGtggatataaaaaaagttggaATAATGAAGGAGGTGATGGTggaaactataaaaaaagttggaATAATCAAGGAGGTGATGGTGGAAACTATAAAAAGAGTTGGAATAATGAAGGAGGTGATGACggaaactataaaaaaagttggaATAATAATAGAGATTACAACAATGATCAATCAAATGGTGGTGGATTTTATATAGATAAAGTTGGTAGTAGAAATAGTGGTGGAAGTGGTAGATATAATGATAGAGATAATGGTGGTAGGGATTATAACAATGGTGGTGGCAGATATGGTGATAGAAATGGTGATAGTAGAAATGGTGATAGTAGATATGGTGATAGAAATGGTAGTGGTGGAAGAGGTGGTGGTAGAGGTGGAGGTAGAGGTGGAAGATTCAATGATAGAAATGGTGATAGAAACAGTGAAAATAACAGAAGACCAAATAAacaagaagatgaagaatttgTAGTTGAGGATGCAACTAATCCATCAGCTCCACAATTAGATTTAGATACAAGATCTTATTTCACAAgaattgaatcattaattaataaacaagaAGAAGCTGTTGATCAAGAag aaattgaaattatgaTTGAAAATGcatataaagaaattgaaggtAAAGAAAGTTTAGTAGCATGTGATAAAAAGACAAGTTTAGTATTAGAATCAATGTTTCAAAAATGTAAAGATCCAAAAGttattgttaaattttttgaatcatttggtaaagaatttgaaaagtTGATTAATGATGCAAATGGATCAAGAGTTATTGAAGGTTTATTAAGATCAACACCAAAGATTGTAAATAGATCAGATAAAGAAACATTGAATAAATTCAATGAGATTCTCTTTAATTTatgtgatttattattaaaggaTATTTTAAAGACAGTAACTGATAGATATGCAAGTTATGTTTTctcatcaataattttaattttatcaggTACagtaaaagaaaagaaattaccAAATGGTGGAGATCAACCAGGTCAAGGTAATGGTCAAGGTAATGGTCAAGGTGGTGGTAAAAAGAAACCATATAAAGAAAGAATGTTAGAATTGGAACGTCAACAAGAGAAACCAGAATCAAATGAATATCCAGTATCAAAAGAATTTacagataaattaaaagagatattagagaaaattaaagatccaattaaatcaaatatggTTAAATATTCAACACAAAAGGAACCAATTGAAAcgattaaatcaatatttcaAGTGTTATCAAATGcaccaattgaaatttatcGTTCATGGTTAGAAGCATTTATAAAGATGTCCAATGAAGAATTCTCAAAGAAACAACTTATTAAAGCAATGAAGAATCAATTTGGATCAGTATTTTGTGAAATCATTGTAAAGACAGCACCAGAAGTTATCTTTTTAGAGTTGATTCAATTGTGTAAACATGATCTATTGGATCTTTCAGAGGATTTCTATGCAAATCATGTCGTTCAACAATTGATTGATCATTGCCATTGTGAAGGTCATTTCTTAACTTTAATTCAAGAGTTTAAGGATTCATTTAAACAACTATTTAAAATGGGTAGAGGTTTAATAGTACAgaaattaattgaacaaTCATTGAAATGGTCAGCCTATGAAAAAGAGATTATTAAACATTTGAATGAAGCACTCTTACCAAATTATAAAACTGATCAAAAAGAGATTGCTAAATATTTATTGGGTTTGGAGGGTAATGTATCTCATAATCAAATGTATTCTGCTTGTGGTGCTGTCATACTTCaattgttatttaaattcCCAAATGACTACAATAAAACTACCATTGAAAGTTTCCTCTCTTTGGATATCGAATATTTACTCTCATTGGCTACCAATGTTATCGGTAGTAAAGTATTGGATGGATTTTTGGATAGTCAAAATGTACCATTGCCAAAGAAGAATCAATTAATCACTAAATTCAATGGTAATTTCGTTACAATAGGTGAAGATCGTTATGGTAGTTATTCCATTGAAAAAATGTATAAAATTGCagattttaaacaaaaagatGTCATTGCTGTAGAGTTGATGAAAGAGGAAGAACGTTTATTCGCCCGTCCATGTGGTCGTTACGTTTTAATGATTtgtcaaattaataaatataagaaaaagaaagatagTTGGGCTAATGATGTCACttcaaaagataaaaagagaaaattaTTCTCTGAccttttaaatgataatgaaaatgaaaaagatactactactactgctacctcaacaaataataaaaaatcaaataaaaaacaagaaattgaaaaagttgaCCAAGATGAAGAACAAGATCAAAATACTGATGatgaaaaaccaaaaaagaaatctaaaaaatcaaatgataaacatgatgaaattgatgatataTTCAACTCAAAGTCttcatcaaaaaataaaaaaaaataa